The following are encoded together in the Flavobacterium haoranii genome:
- a CDS encoding non-canonical purine NTP diphosphatase codes for MKLVFASNNKNKIAEIKQMLPESIDLLSLEDIGCTEDIPETATTIEGNAILKANYVTEKYGLPCFADDTGLEVAILNGEPGVYSARYAGEQKNADDNMNKLLKNLEDKQNRQAQFKTIIALNINNTQHLFEGIIKGEIISEKRGIKGFGYDPIFVPEGFTTTFAQMEMSEKAKLSHRGIATRKLIDFLETNF; via the coding sequence ATGAAACTAGTCTTTGCCTCTAACAATAAAAATAAAATTGCAGAAATAAAACAAATGTTACCCGAATCTATTGATCTATTAAGTTTAGAAGATATTGGTTGTACTGAAGATATCCCTGAAACTGCTACTACTATTGAAGGAAATGCAATTTTAAAAGCAAATTATGTAACTGAAAAATATGGTTTACCTTGCTTTGCTGATGATACAGGTTTAGAAGTTGCCATTTTAAATGGTGAGCCCGGAGTTTATTCGGCGCGTTATGCTGGCGAACAAAAAAATGCGGACGACAACATGAATAAACTTCTTAAAAATCTAGAAGACAAGCAAAACAGACAAGCTCAATTTAAGACAATTATTGCGTTAAATATTAATAACACACAACATCTTTTTGAAGGTATTATAAAAGGTGAAATCATCTCAGAAAAAAGAGGTATTAAAGGTTTTGGATACGATCCAATATTTGTTCCAGAAGGCTTTACAACTACTTTTGCCCAGATGGAAATGAGCGAAAAAGCTAAACTAAGTCACCGAGGAATTGCTACTCGAAAACTTATTGATTTTTTAGAAACTAATTTTTAA
- a CDS encoding trimeric intracellular cation channel family protein: MIEILDVIGVFVFAISGVLTAINKKLDLFGVFIIAFVTAVGGGTLRDVLIGRMPVGWMQNLDYVYIIIVGYLTALFFRNYLNKLRVSLFLFDTIGLGIYTLIGIEKGLEYGLHPIICIALGTITASFGGLIRDILCNEIPLLLRKGTIYATICIFGGIQFFILRKLGLESSINELVTSLTIISVRLAAVRYNWSLPVVSIKN; this comes from the coding sequence ATGATTGAAATTTTAGATGTAATAGGGGTTTTTGTATTTGCTATTTCTGGAGTTTTAACAGCTATAAACAAGAAGCTAGATTTGTTTGGGGTATTTATAATTGCCTTTGTTACTGCAGTTGGTGGCGGTACTTTACGCGATGTTTTAATTGGTAGAATGCCAGTAGGTTGGATGCAAAATTTAGATTATGTTTACATTATAATTGTAGGTTATTTAACCGCATTATTTTTTCGAAATTACTTAAATAAACTAAGAGTTTCACTTTTTTTGTTTGATACTATTGGTTTAGGAATTTATACCTTAATAGGGATTGAAAAAGGTTTAGAATATGGTTTGCATCCTATTATTTGTATAGCTTTAGGAACCATTACGGCTAGTTTTGGTGGTTTAATTCGTGATATCTTATGTAATGAAATTCCATTATTATTAAGAAAAGGAACTATTTATGCCACCATTTGTATTTTTGGAGGTATTCAGTTTTTTATATTACGTAAATTAGGTTTAGAAAGTTCAATAAACGAATTAGTAACTTCTTTAACTATTATTTCAGTTCGATTGGCAGCTGTGCGTTATAATTGGAGTTTACCAGTAGTTTCGATTAAAAATTAG
- a CDS encoding DEAD/DEAH box helicase, which produces MNKFEQLGLNESLLLAIKDLGFENPSEVQEKAIPILLEKDTDIVALAQTGTGKTAAFGFPLIQKINADDRNTQALILSPTRELCLQITNEIKLYSKYIKGLNTVAVYGGANINEQAKEVKRGAQIIVATPGRMQDMINRGLVNIKNIDYCVLDEADEMLNMGFYDDICSILADTPDEKSTWLFSATMPQEVARIAKEFMSRPLEITVGHKNSGNTNVSHEFYVVNGRDRYSALKRLADANPAIFSVIFCRTKRDTQAIADKLIEDGYNAAALHGDLSQTQRDSVMKSFRQRQIQMLVATDVAARGIDVDDVTHVINYQLPDEIETYTHRSGRTGRAGKSGTSLVIITKSEIRKIHQIEKIIKTKFEEKPIPSGIEICEIQLFHLANKIKDVEIDHEIDTYLPAIEEVLKDIPKEELIKKMVSVEFNRFLSYYKNSRDLTAISAGNNKGEIPTEGSVRYFINIGTRDNFDWMSLKDFLRDTLEVGRDDIFKVDVKEGFSFFNTDAELVEKVMSTFEEINIEGRKINVEISKNDGSRNSGRRDHGGRGGKREGGRDGGRRNETSGRRNEGGGDRRRSDRSDRNDRGGDRRRDSKPSGERSGRRSNSSSDNSKGFFDKAKRSRRS; this is translated from the coding sequence ATGAACAAATTTGAACAATTAGGTCTTAATGAATCGCTTCTGCTGGCGATAAAAGACCTTGGATTTGAAAATCCATCGGAAGTACAGGAAAAGGCGATTCCTATTTTATTAGAAAAAGACACTGATATTGTTGCATTAGCTCAAACCGGAACTGGTAAGACAGCAGCTTTTGGTTTTCCGCTTATTCAAAAAATTAATGCTGATGATAGAAATACTCAAGCGTTAATTTTATCTCCAACAAGAGAATTATGTTTACAAATCACTAACGAAATTAAGCTTTATTCAAAATATATCAAAGGCTTAAACACGGTTGCCGTTTATGGTGGTGCAAACATTAATGAACAGGCTAAAGAGGTGAAACGTGGAGCACAAATTATTGTAGCTACTCCAGGTCGTATGCAAGATATGATTAACCGTGGTTTGGTTAACATTAAAAATATCGATTATTGTGTTTTAGATGAAGCAGATGAAATGTTAAACATGGGATTCTATGATGACATTTGCTCAATCTTAGCTGACACTCCAGATGAAAAATCTACTTGGTTATTCTCTGCAACTATGCCACAAGAAGTTGCTAGAATTGCTAAAGAATTCATGAGTAGACCATTAGAAATTACTGTTGGTCATAAAAACTCTGGAAACACAAATGTTTCTCACGAATTTTATGTAGTTAACGGACGTGATAGATATTCTGCTTTAAAACGTTTAGCAGATGCTAATCCTGCAATTTTCTCAGTTATTTTCTGTAGAACAAAACGTGATACTCAAGCTATTGCTGATAAGTTAATTGAAGATGGTTATAACGCTGCTGCTTTACACGGAGATTTATCTCAAACACAAAGAGACAGTGTAATGAAATCGTTCCGTCAACGTCAAATTCAAATGTTAGTTGCTACTGATGTAGCGGCTCGTGGAATTGATGTAGATGATGTAACACACGTAATCAATTATCAATTACCTGATGAAATTGAAACGTATACGCACCGTTCTGGTCGTACAGGTCGTGCAGGGAAATCAGGAACTTCATTAGTAATTATTACCAAAAGTGAAATTCGTAAAATTCATCAAATTGAGAAAATCATTAAAACTAAATTTGAAGAAAAACCAATTCCTTCTGGAATCGAAATTTGCGAAATTCAATTATTCCATTTAGCAAACAAAATTAAAGATGTTGAAATCGATCATGAAATCGACACTTATTTACCTGCTATTGAAGAAGTATTAAAAGATATTCCAAAAGAAGAATTAATTAAGAAAATGGTTTCTGTTGAATTTAACCGTTTCTTATCTTACTATAAAAACTCTAGAGATTTAACTGCAATAAGCGCTGGAAACAACAAAGGAGAAATTCCAACTGAAGGTTCTGTTCGTTATTTTATTAATATTGGAACTAGAGATAATTTCGATTGGATGTCTTTAAAAGATTTCTTACGTGATACGTTAGAAGTTGGTAGAGACGATATTTTCAAAGTGGATGTAAAAGAAGGTTTCTCTTTCTTTAATACTGATGCAGAATTAGTAGAAAAAGTAATGAGTACTTTCGAAGAAATTAACATTGAAGGAAGAAAAATTAACGTTGAAATTTCTAAAAACGACGGTTCTAGAAACTCTGGAAGAAGAGATCACGGTGGAAGAGGCGGAAAAAGAGAAGGTGGTCGCGACGGTGGAAGAAGAAATGAAACTTCTGGAAGAAGAAATGAAGGTGGTGGAGATAGAAGACGTAGTGATAGAAGCGATAGAAACGACAGAGGTGGCGACAGAAGACGTGACAGCAAACCATCTGGAGAAAGATCTGGAAGAAGAAGTAATTCTTCATCAGACAACTCAAAAGGTTTCTTCGATAAAGCGAAACGTTCTAGAAGAAGTTAA
- a CDS encoding carboxypeptidase-like regulatory domain-containing protein, translating to MRYFIVFLFLLITTIGFSQNDTIAVAIQGTVISAETRLPMNNVHVINATRVKGVITDGNGLFELTAKANDTILFSYLGYETIKVRVTNDWIKNKTAKVALTEKAYALEEVVMARYNLTGYIEVDTELIPVDENNYRYSISGLNAGYEVGDKSPSAVGKVLQSIFNPADFLYNVFGKRPKQMKKLKEMKKDDTIRELLATKYDRIVLASMLEIDKDDIPLILQNCNYSEQFIKTANDLQILDAISGCYEEYKVLKKNK from the coding sequence ATGAGATATTTTATAGTTTTTTTATTTCTACTAATTACAACAATAGGTTTTTCTCAAAACGATACTATTGCAGTAGCTATACAAGGTACAGTTATTAGTGCCGAAACTCGTTTACCTATGAATAACGTTCACGTTATTAATGCTACAAGAGTAAAAGGTGTCATTACAGATGGAAATGGTTTATTTGAATTAACAGCTAAAGCAAACGACACCATTTTATTTTCTTATTTAGGTTATGAAACTATTAAAGTAAGGGTAACAAACGACTGGATTAAAAACAAAACAGCTAAAGTAGCCTTAACCGAAAAGGCTTATGCTTTAGAAGAAGTTGTTATGGCGCGCTATAATTTAACAGGATATATTGAAGTCGACACAGAACTAATCCCTGTAGACGAAAATAATTATCGTTATAGTATTTCTGGATTAAATGCAGGTTATGAAGTTGGTGATAAATCACCTAGTGCTGTTGGTAAGGTTTTGCAATCTATTTTTAATCCGGCAGATTTCCTGTATAATGTTTTTGGCAAACGACCAAAACAAATGAAAAAGCTAAAGGAAATGAAAAAAGACGATACCATTCGTGAATTACTAGCAACAAAGTACGACAGAATTGTTTTAGCTTCTATGTTAGAGATTGACAAAGACGATATTCCTTTAATTCTACAAAACTGTAATTATTCTGAGCAATTTATAAAAACAGCTAACGATTTACAGATTCTAGATGCTATTAGCGGTTGTTATGAAGAATACAAAGTATTGAAAAAGAATAAATAG
- a CDS encoding TrmH family RNA methyltransferase, giving the protein MNTEKKALLEYLEGFITENRKEGFKRVLENRTKHFTIAMEDVYQLHNTSAVMRSCEVFGIQELNVIEQRFGKRIDKEIALGAEKWVDVRRFSTIQNCIDDLKGNGYQIIATTPHNDSCLLQDFDISKPSAIFFGTEKLGLSEEVMQQADGYLKIPMVGFTESLNISVSAAIVIQDITARLRRSAIDWKLTEEEFLEKQLDWTRKSIKDIDFIEKKFYESEK; this is encoded by the coding sequence ATGAATACCGAGAAAAAAGCACTTTTAGAATATTTAGAAGGATTTATTACCGAAAACAGAAAAGAAGGATTTAAACGCGTTTTAGAAAACCGTACCAAGCATTTTACTATTGCCATGGAAGATGTTTACCAATTACATAATACCAGTGCGGTTATGCGTAGTTGTGAAGTTTTTGGTATACAAGAATTAAATGTAATTGAACAACGTTTTGGAAAGCGAATCGATAAAGAAATAGCGTTAGGAGCAGAGAAGTGGGTTGATGTTCGTCGATTTTCTACTATTCAAAATTGTATCGATGATTTAAAAGGAAATGGGTACCAAATTATTGCCACAACTCCACACAATGATTCGTGTTTGTTGCAAGATTTTGACATCAGTAAACCTTCAGCAATATTTTTTGGAACCGAAAAATTGGGGCTATCAGAAGAAGTTATGCAGCAAGCTGATGGTTATTTGAAAATTCCGATGGTTGGTTTTACCGAGAGTTTGAATATTTCAGTTTCGGCAGCAATTGTTATTCAAGATATAACAGCAAGATTGCGACGCTCAGCTATAGATTGGAAATTGACGGAAGAAGAGTTTTTGGAAAAACAATTAGATTGGACACGAAAATCAATAAAAGATATCGACTTTATTGAAAAGAAATTCTACGAAAGTGAAAAGTAG
- a CDS encoding SIR2 family NAD-dependent protein deacylase: MKKKLVVLSGAGISAESGIKTFRDADGLWEGHDVMEVASPQGWRKNPELVLDFYNQRRVQLKEVQPNAAHTILGELEEHFNVHIITQNVDDLHERGGSTKIIHLHGELLKVRGEHSQNELIHLEDEVKLGDKNKLGEQLRPAIVWFGEAVPEIERSIPVVEQADILVVIGTSLQVYPAAGLMHYAKPHIPVYYIDPKPATIYDLPNPLEVFALSATEGMMKLRDLLIR, from the coding sequence ATGAAGAAAAAACTTGTTGTTTTAAGCGGAGCCGGAATTAGCGCCGAAAGTGGTATTAAAACATTTCGAGATGCCGATGGTTTATGGGAAGGACACGATGTTATGGAAGTGGCTTCACCTCAAGGTTGGCGTAAAAATCCTGAATTAGTTTTAGATTTTTATAACCAACGTAGAGTGCAATTAAAAGAAGTTCAACCGAATGCCGCACATACCATTTTAGGTGAATTAGAAGAGCATTTTAATGTTCATATCATAACCCAAAACGTGGACGATTTGCACGAGCGAGGTGGAAGTACAAAAATTATTCATTTACATGGTGAATTGCTTAAAGTGCGTGGCGAACATTCTCAAAATGAATTGATTCACTTGGAAGACGAAGTTAAACTAGGCGACAAAAACAAATTAGGCGAACAATTACGTCCCGCAATTGTTTGGTTTGGAGAAGCTGTTCCCGAAATTGAACGTTCAATACCTGTTGTGGAACAAGCTGATATTTTAGTGGTTATCGGAACTTCGTTACAAGTATATCCAGCAGCAGGATTGATGCATTATGCTAAACCGCATATTCCAGTGTATTATATTGATCCAAAACCTGCAACTATTTACGATTTACCAAATCCACTTGAGGTATTTGCACTTTCTGCCACAGAAGGAATGATGAAGCTTCGTGATTTGTTGATTCGTTGA
- the purB gene encoding adenylosuccinate lyase — translation MQQLTELNAISPVDGRYRSKTQNLAPYFSEEALIKYRVLVEVEYFIALCEAGVPQLSGVDKNLYPELRKMYEQFSTEDALWIKETEKTTNHDVKAVEYFIKSKFDALNLEQYKEFIHFGLTSQDINNTAIPLSTKEAFENVYMPSLISVIQKLKDLSIEWKDVPMLARTHGQPASPTRLGKEILVFVERLEEQMRLLFNVPFAAKFGGATGNYNAHKIAYPNTDWKAFGTKFVEESLGLHHSFPTTQIEHYDHFAAFFDALKRINTILIDLDRDIWTYVSMDYFKQKIKAGEIGSSAMPHKVNPIDFENSEGNLGIANAIFEHLSAKLPISRLQRDLTDSTVLRNVGVPFGHTIIAFEATLKGLNKLLLNEDKFAEDLEKNWAVVAEAIQTILRREGYPNPYEALKDLTRTNSVINKESIHAFIETLIINDNIKNELKQITPSNYLGI, via the coding sequence ATGCAACAACTTACAGAACTAAATGCTATTTCGCCAGTTGATGGTCGTTATCGTAGTAAAACTCAAAATTTAGCGCCTTATTTTTCAGAAGAAGCTTTAATCAAGTATCGTGTTTTAGTAGAAGTAGAATACTTTATTGCACTTTGCGAAGCGGGAGTTCCTCAATTATCAGGTGTAGATAAAAATCTTTATCCAGAATTACGTAAAATGTATGAGCAATTTTCAACTGAAGATGCTCTTTGGATAAAAGAAACTGAGAAAACTACCAATCACGATGTTAAAGCAGTTGAGTATTTCATTAAAAGTAAGTTCGATGCTTTAAATTTAGAACAATATAAAGAGTTTATCCATTTTGGGTTAACTTCTCAAGATATTAACAATACAGCTATTCCGCTTTCTACAAAAGAAGCTTTTGAAAACGTTTATATGCCAAGTTTAATTTCGGTGATTCAAAAGTTAAAAGATTTATCGATTGAATGGAAAGACGTTCCAATGTTAGCAAGAACACATGGACAACCGGCTTCTCCTACTCGCTTAGGAAAAGAAATTTTAGTTTTCGTAGAACGTTTAGAAGAGCAAATGCGTTTATTATTCAACGTGCCATTTGCGGCTAAATTTGGTGGTGCAACAGGAAATTACAACGCACACAAAATTGCGTATCCAAACACCGATTGGAAAGCTTTTGGAACTAAATTCGTAGAAGAAAGTTTAGGTTTACACCATTCGTTTCCAACGACACAAATTGAACATTACGACCATTTTGCAGCGTTTTTCGATGCTTTAAAACGTATTAATACAATTCTAATTGATTTAGATAGAGATATTTGGACCTATGTTTCAATGGATTATTTCAAGCAAAAAATCAAAGCGGGAGAAATTGGTTCGAGCGCGATGCCACATAAAGTAAACCCAATTGATTTTGAAAACTCGGAAGGAAACTTAGGCATAGCTAATGCTATTTTCGAACATTTATCGGCTAAATTACCGATTTCGAGATTACAACGCGATTTAACAGATAGTACGGTTTTACGTAACGTAGGTGTTCCTTTTGGACATACCATTATTGCTTTTGAAGCTACATTGAAAGGTTTAAACAAATTGTTGTTAAACGAAGATAAATTTGCCGAAGATTTAGAGAAAAACTGGGCGGTTGTTGCCGAAGCGATTCAAACAATTTTACGTCGTGAAGGCTATCCTAATCCTTATGAAGCTTTGAAAGATTTAACGAGGACCAACTCGGTTATTAATAAAGAATCGATTCATGCGTTTATTGAAACGTTAATAATAAACGATAATATTAAGAACGAGTTAAAACAAATTACACCAAGTAATTATTTGGGAATTTAA
- a CDS encoding CAP domain-containing protein, which translates to MKNLILYLFLLTNCISYSQEDSKIDLEQLESKVFSLINDYRVSLQVTQLEKDIILQKAAKDHSIYIAKKQSLTHEQSNPNKKLPKDRVYFYKGTDFILVGENILYTSIKNKVYTNDDLDILAVKIFDLWKNSPNHLKILSDSKFTFTELGFTLDSKNNRLYVAQVFGAK; encoded by the coding sequence ATGAAAAACCTTATTTTATACCTTTTTCTTTTAACGAATTGTATTTCTTACAGTCAAGAAGACAGTAAAATTGATTTGGAACAATTAGAAAGCAAAGTTTTTAGCTTAATAAATGATTATAGAGTGTCTTTACAGGTAACGCAATTAGAAAAAGATATAATCTTACAAAAAGCGGCAAAAGATCATTCTATTTATATTGCTAAGAAACAATCGCTAACACACGAACAAAGCAATCCAAATAAAAAGCTTCCTAAAGACCGAGTGTATTTTTATAAAGGAACTGATTTTATATTAGTTGGCGAAAATATCCTTTATACTTCCATAAAGAACAAAGTTTATACAAATGATGATTTAGATATTCTAGCCGTCAAAATTTTCGACTTATGGAAGAATTCTCCAAATCATTTAAAAATTCTTTCCGACTCAAAATTTACTTTCACTGAATTAGGCTTCACTTTAGACTCGAAAAATAATCGCCTCTATGTAGCGCAAGTTTTTGGCGCAAAATAA
- the guaB gene encoding IMP dehydrogenase — MKAHNAKIVGEGLTYDDVLLIPNYSQVLPREVSIQSKFSRNITLNVPVISAAMDTVTESDMAIAMAREGGIGVLHKNMSIERQAAEVRKVKRAESGMIIDPVTLPLSATVGDAKRAMKEYSIGGIPVVDENMVLKGIVTNRDLRFEKENARAITEVMTSENLVTAKQGTTLAQAEEILQENKIEKLPVVGEDFKLIGLITFRDITKLTLKPMANKDQYGRLRVAAALGVTADAVERARALVNAGVDAVIIDTAHGHTKGVVDVLKAVKAEFSQLDVVVGNIATPEAAQYLVENGADGVKVGIGPGSICTTRVVAGVGFPQFSAVLEVAAAIRGTGVPVIADGGVRYTGDIPKALAAGADSVMLGSMLAGTKESPGETIIFEGRKFKSYRGMGSVEAMKEGSKDRYFQDVEDDVKKLVPEGIVGRVPYKGELAESMLQFVGGLRAGMGYCGAKDIPTLQESSRFVRLTASGIGESHPHNVTITKEAPNYSR, encoded by the coding sequence ATGAAAGCACACAATGCTAAAATTGTAGGTGAAGGTTTAACCTACGACGACGTCCTATTAATCCCAAATTATTCACAAGTATTACCAAGAGAAGTAAGCATTCAGTCTAAATTCTCAAGAAATATTACATTAAACGTTCCTGTAATTTCTGCAGCTATGGATACTGTTACAGAAAGTGACATGGCAATTGCTATGGCAAGAGAAGGAGGAATTGGTGTTTTACATAAAAACATGTCTATTGAGCGTCAGGCTGCTGAGGTACGTAAAGTAAAACGTGCCGAAAGTGGAATGATTATAGATCCTGTTACTTTACCATTATCAGCTACTGTTGGAGATGCGAAACGTGCTATGAAAGAATATAGTATTGGTGGAATTCCTGTAGTAGATGAAAACATGGTTTTAAAAGGAATTGTAACTAATCGTGATTTACGTTTCGAAAAAGAAAATGCAAGAGCGATTACTGAAGTTATGACTTCTGAGAACTTAGTAACTGCAAAACAAGGAACAACTTTAGCACAAGCCGAAGAAATTTTACAAGAAAATAAGATTGAGAAATTACCAGTTGTTGGTGAAGACTTTAAATTAATCGGTTTAATTACATTTCGCGATATTACAAAGTTAACTTTAAAACCAATGGCAAATAAAGACCAGTATGGACGTTTACGTGTTGCTGCTGCACTTGGTGTTACTGCTGATGCTGTGGAGCGCGCTAGAGCTTTAGTAAATGCTGGTGTAGATGCTGTAATTATAGATACGGCTCACGGACATACAAAAGGTGTAGTTGATGTTTTAAAGGCTGTTAAAGCTGAATTTTCGCAATTAGATGTAGTGGTTGGAAATATTGCTACGCCAGAAGCTGCTCAATATTTAGTTGAAAATGGTGCCGATGGTGTAAAAGTTGGTATTGGACCTGGATCTATTTGTACAACTCGAGTTGTGGCAGGTGTTGGTTTCCCTCAATTTTCTGCAGTTTTAGAAGTAGCAGCTGCTATTAGAGGTACTGGAGTTCCGGTAATTGCAGATGGTGGAGTTCGTTATACGGGAGATATTCCTAAAGCATTAGCAGCTGGAGCAGACAGTGTTATGTTAGGTTCAATGTTAGCAGGAACCAAAGAATCACCTGGTGAAACCATTATATTTGAAGGAAGAAAATTTAAATCATATAGAGGAATGGGATCAGTTGAAGCCATGAAAGAAGGTTCAAAAGATCGTTATTTTCAAGACGTAGAAGACGATGTTAAAAAATTAGTTCCTGAAGGAATTGTTGGTCGTGTGCCTTACAAAGGGGAATTGGCAGAAAGTATGTTACAGTTTGTTGGCGGACTTCGTGCTGGTATGGGATATTGCGGTGCAAAAGATATTCCAACATTACAAGAATCATCTCGTTTTGTTCGTTTAACAGCAAGTGGAATAGGGGAAAGCCACCCTCACAATGTTACAATTACTAAAGAAGCTCCGAATTATTCACGTTAA
- a CDS encoding hydroxymethylglutaryl-CoA lyase, whose protein sequence is MSQVKIIECPRDAMQGIKDFIPTEKKVQYIQSLLRVGFDTIDFGSFVSPKAIPQMVDTAEVLAQLDLSKTESKLLAIIANTKGAELASVHKEIQYLGFPFSISENFQMRNTHKTIAESIVTLQEILEIANKTNKEVVAYLSMGFGNPYGDPWNVEIVGEWTEKLANMGVKILSLSDTVGSSTPEVIDYLFSNLIPKYPEIEFGAHLHTTPDSWHEKIDAAYKAGCKRFDGAIKGFGGCPMAKDDLTGNMPTEKILSYFTANKVDTNCHAMSFESSYNEALKIFNVYH, encoded by the coding sequence ATGAGCCAAGTAAAAATTATTGAATGTCCGCGCGATGCAATGCAAGGCATTAAAGATTTTATTCCGACCGAAAAAAAGGTGCAATATATTCAATCATTATTGCGTGTAGGTTTTGATACAATCGATTTTGGAAGTTTTGTTTCTCCAAAAGCAATTCCGCAAATGGTTGATACTGCTGAAGTTTTGGCTCAATTAGATTTATCTAAGACAGAAAGTAAATTATTAGCCATTATAGCGAATACAAAAGGAGCGGAATTAGCTTCGGTTCATAAAGAAATTCAATATTTAGGTTTTCCGTTTTCTATTTCCGAAAACTTTCAAATGCGTAATACGCATAAAACCATTGCAGAATCTATCGTTACGCTTCAAGAAATATTAGAAATAGCCAATAAAACTAACAAAGAAGTTGTAGCTTATTTGTCAATGGGATTTGGAAATCCTTATGGAGATCCATGGAATGTTGAAATTGTTGGAGAATGGACCGAAAAATTAGCCAATATGGGAGTGAAAATTTTATCGCTTTCAGATACTGTTGGAAGTTCAACACCAGAAGTTATAGATTATTTGTTTTCAAATTTAATTCCTAAATATCCAGAAATTGAGTTTGGAGCACATTTACACACGACTCCCGATTCTTGGCACGAAAAAATAGATGCAGCTTATAAAGCAGGTTGTAAACGATTTGATGGAGCTATAAAAGGTTTTGGAGGTTGTCCAATGGCTAAAGACGATTTAACGGGTAATATGCCTACCGAAAAAATATTATCTTATTTTACTGCTAACAAAGTAGATACAAATTGTCACGCAATGAGTTTTGAAAGCTCATATAATGAAGCTTTAAAGATTTTTAATGTATATCATTGA
- a CDS encoding quinone-dependent dihydroorotate dehydrogenase yields MYKLFIRPLLFLFDPEKVHYFTFSLIRFLNKIGFGPVFKSLYEVNDPKLEREVFGLKFKNPVGLAAGFDKDANLYQELSNLGFGFIEIGTLTPKPQEGNPKKRLFRLKADSAIINRMGFNNGGVEEAVLRLKKNKGVLIGGNIGKNKVTPNENAVDDYKICFEALFPYVDYFVVNVSSPNTPNLRELQDKEPLTKLLQTLQNLNNEKPVTSNGVEKPKPILLKIAPDLTDEQLLDIIDIVKETKIAGVIATNTTISREGLQSDNKTETGGLSGKPLTKRSTEVIRFLSEKSNKAFPIIGVGGIHSAEDALEKLEAGASLVQLYTGFIYEGPQLIKEINKALAKK; encoded by the coding sequence ATGTACAAATTATTTATACGTCCGTTACTTTTTCTTTTTGATCCTGAAAAAGTGCATTATTTTACCTTTTCGTTAATTCGTTTTTTAAATAAAATTGGTTTCGGACCAGTTTTTAAAAGCCTTTACGAAGTAAATGATCCTAAGCTTGAAAGAGAAGTTTTTGGATTAAAATTCAAGAACCCAGTTGGTTTAGCAGCAGGTTTTGATAAAGATGCTAACTTATATCAAGAATTATCAAATTTAGGTTTTGGTTTTATTGAAATAGGAACGTTAACTCCGAAACCTCAAGAAGGAAATCCAAAAAAACGTTTGTTTCGTTTAAAAGCAGATTCAGCCATTATCAATAGAATGGGTTTTAATAATGGAGGAGTAGAAGAAGCTGTTTTAAGATTAAAGAAAAATAAAGGCGTTTTAATTGGTGGAAATATTGGAAAAAATAAAGTTACACCAAACGAAAATGCAGTTGATGATTATAAAATTTGTTTTGAAGCTTTGTTTCCTTATGTAGATTATTTTGTGGTAAATGTAAGCTCTCCAAATACTCCAAATTTACGTGAGTTACAAGACAAAGAGCCGTTGACCAAATTACTTCAAACTTTACAAAATTTAAATAACGAAAAACCTGTTACTTCGAACGGAGTCGAGAAGCCAAAACCAATTCTTTTAAAAATCGCTCCTGATTTAACAGACGAGCAATTGTTAGATATCATTGATATTGTGAAAGAAACTAAAATTGCAGGTGTAATTGCTACAAATACAACCATTTCAAGAGAAGGTTTACAATCGGATAATAAGACTGAAACAGGAGGTTTGTCGGGTAAACCATTAACGAAACGTTCAACAGAAGTGATTCGTTTTCTTTCTGAAAAAAGTAACAAAGCGTTTCCAATTATTGGTGTTGGTGGTATTCATTCCGCAGAAGATGCTTTAGAAAAGTTAGAGGCAGGAGCAAGTTTAGTGCAATTGTATACAGGATTTATCTATGAAGGTCCGCAATTGATTAAAGAAATTAATAAAGCTTTAGCAAAGAAATAA